TGACGACGCCTTCGAGTGCGTCGGCGTGCTTCCTGAGCATCTTGTCCAGGAAGCGGCGGTCGTTCTTCACCCGGACCCGTGGCGTCAGACAGCGCAGCGTCTCGCGTACGTCGCCCCAGACGGCGAGGTCCAACTGGGAGCGGCGGCCGAGGCGTTCGGGCCTGACGTCGACCTGGACGATCTTGACGTCGGTACCATCGGGCAGGAAGGCGTTGTACGGGAAGTCGGTGCCGAGCAGGATGAGCAGATCGCACTCGTGGGTGGCTTCGTAGGCGGCGCCGTAACCGAGCAGACCGCTCATGCCGACGTCGAACTTGTTGTCGTACTGGATCCACTCCTTGCCGCGCAGGGCGTGGCCGATCGGGGACTTGATCCGCTCCGCGAACTCCATCACCTCGGCGTGCGCCCCGGCCGTGCCGCTGCCGCAGAAGAGCGTGACGCGGTCCGCGTCGTCGATCATGTCGACCAGCTTGTCGATCTCCAGGTCGCCGGGGCGCGCCGTCGGCCGGGAGGTGACGATGGCGTGCTCGATCGCTTTCGTCGGGGCCGGCCGGGAGGCGATGTCGCCGGGCAGGGTCACCACGCTGACACCGCCCCGGCCGACCGCGTGCTGAATGGCCGTCTGGACCAGCCGGGGCATCTGCTGCGGGTTGGTGATCATCTCGTTGTAGTGGCTGCACTCGTCGAACAGCCGCTCGGGATGGGTCTCCTGGAAGTAGCCGAGGCCGATCTCGCCGGTGGGGATGTGCGAGGCGAGCGCGAGGACAGGGGCCATGGAACGGTGCGCGTCGTACAGGCCGTTGATCAGGTGCAGATTGCCGGGGCCGCAGGAGCCCGCGCAGGCGGCGAGCCTGCCGGTGAGCTGGGCCTCGGCGCCGGCCGCGAAGGCCGCCGCCTCCTCGTGCCTGACCTGCACCCAGTCGATGGCCGCGTTGCGCCGGATGGCGTCGACGACGGGGTTGAGGCTGTCGCCGACGACTCCGTACATCCGCCGCACGCCCGCGCGGGCGAGGATGCCGACGAACTGCTCCGCCACGTTCTGCCTGGCCATGGAAGCGCGCCCTTCTGCCGGGGTCCGGGGCCGGGGCCGACCGGTCTCGGCCCCGGGCCCCTCCGGTACCCGCTGTCCATCAACCCACGCCCCGCGCCGTTACGCCTCCCAGACCGCCACGGCCGTACGGTCGTCGGCGTAACCCTTCACCCGCACCCCGACGTCCGCGAGGAACGCGGCGAGTCCCGGCGGCTCTCCGGAGGCCCAGCGGGCGGCCAGTTCGTCGCCCAGGCCCGGTTCACCGCGCAGCGGCTCCGCGAGGCCGACACTGGTCAGCAGGAGCGTGTCGGCCGGACGGGCCACCGAGGCGCGGAAGCGGAACGGCTCCGGCGGGGGTGGCACGGGTGCCTCCACGACCGGGCCTGGCGGCTTGGTGATCTCCAGGTCCATCGTGAGGCGGTCGCCGTCCGGGGACTGTTCGGCGAGGGCGTCGGCGGGCGCGGAGCCGAAGCCGAGGACCGGTGCGCCCGTGATGTCGGCGGGCTCGGGGAGCAGCGGCTCCAGGTCCTGCCAGGCGCCGTCCCTGAGCCGGAAGAGCCCGCCGCCGCCGACGCCGAAGAAGACGCGGGTGCGGCAGTCGGGGTCGGCGGAGAGCAGCAGACAGCGAAGGCTCGCGGTGTACTCGTCCGGCTCGCGGCCCAACTCGCCCGCGCGGGCGCGCAGTTTGCCATAGGTGCGGTCGGTGAGCCGGTGCAGACCCGACTTCAGGTCGCCCCGGCGGCCGGCCCTTATGTCCTCGGCGAGCCGGCTGTGGCTGCGGCCGACGGCGCCGCCGATCCACCGGCACGCGTCCGCGGCGGCCAGATGTGCGCCCTCGGTGGCGCGGGCGCCGGTGGCGACGGCGACCAGGACGAGGGCGCTCGGGCCGACGCCGAAGCGGGCGGTGAGCAGGGCGTCTCTGCGGGGCTCGCCCCTATAGCGCGCCGAGTCTCCGCGCATGGAGGCGGCGCGGAGTGTGTACGTGCCGTACCGGGCGCCGTCGAGCACGGTGTCGGCGACGAGTTGGCCGAGCTCGTCGGCCCGGCTGGCGGGCAGCGCGGTGGGCTCGGCGTCGTAGGTGGGCGGGCTGTCGCCGACATGGCCCGAGCGGGCGGCGGGAGCGGGAGCGGGCGCCTGCGGGGGCTCGTGGGCGGCGCGCGGGTCGCGGGGCGGGGGCGTGTCGGCGGCCGGGGCGGGAGGCTTCGGCGCGGCGGGTGCGGGCGCGGGGGGCGCGGGCGCGGGCTTGGCCGGCGGTTCGGGTTCAGGGGCCGACGGGGGCGGCGGATCGACGGCGCCCGGCAGCGGGCGGGCGTCGCTGGGGCTGAACGCCGGTGGCGGCGGCTCCC
The nucleotide sequence above comes from Streptomyces sp. NBC_01716. Encoded proteins:
- a CDS encoding pyruvate dehydrogenase gives rise to the protein MARQNVAEQFVGILARAGVRRMYGVVGDSLNPVVDAIRRNAAIDWVQVRHEEAAAFAAGAEAQLTGRLAACAGSCGPGNLHLINGLYDAHRSMAPVLALASHIPTGEIGLGYFQETHPERLFDECSHYNEMITNPQQMPRLVQTAIQHAVGRGGVSVVTLPGDIASRPAPTKAIEHAIVTSRPTARPGDLEIDKLVDMIDDADRVTLFCGSGTAGAHAEVMEFAERIKSPIGHALRGKEWIQYDNKFDVGMSGLLGYGAAYEATHECDLLILLGTDFPYNAFLPDGTDVKIVQVDVRPERLGRRSQLDLAVWGDVRETLRCLTPRVRVKNDRRFLDKMLRKHADALEGVVKAYTRKVDKHVPIHPEYVASVLDEVADDDAVFTVDTGMCNVWAARYLSPNGRRRVIGSFSHGSMANAMVQAIGAQFVDRERQVVSMSGDGGFAMLMGDFLTLVQYQLPVKIVLFDNSSLGMVELEMLVAGLPSYGTTNHNPDFAAMARAAGAFGVRVEKPRQLAGALKDAFKHKGPALVDVVTDPNALSIPPKISADMVQGFALSAGKIVLDGGVGRMVQMARSNLRNVPRP
- a CDS encoding protein phosphatase 2C domain-containing protein; amino-acid sequence: MSQQGDRPATADDWWGRLYDESAPDTGPAETRDDTIDDRFDSAADTLGGRYGQAVDAIDVADEEDPGDEDEDVGALSGGPVSRPLAWWEARGAYPVIQAPEPPPPPRPTVADVPLAPPPPAPAPVAPPPPRAPRQRAPWEPPPPAFSPSDARPLPGAVDPPPPSAPEPEPPAKPAPAPPAPAPAAPKPPAPAADTPPPRDPRAAHEPPQAPAPAPAARSGHVGDSPPTYDAEPTALPASRADELGQLVADTVLDGARYGTYTLRAASMRGDSARYRGEPRRDALLTARFGVGPSALVLVAVATGARATEGAHLAAADACRWIGGAVGRSHSRLAEDIRAGRRGDLKSGLHRLTDRTYGKLRARAGELGREPDEYTASLRCLLLSADPDCRTRVFFGVGGGGLFRLRDGAWQDLEPLLPEPADITGAPVLGFGSAPADALAEQSPDGDRLTMDLEITKPPGPVVEAPVPPPPEPFRFRASVARPADTLLLTSVGLAEPLRGEPGLGDELAARWASGEPPGLAAFLADVGVRVKGYADDRTAVAVWEA